One Malania oleifera isolate guangnan ecotype guangnan chromosome 10, ASM2987363v1, whole genome shotgun sequence genomic region harbors:
- the LOC131165839 gene encoding protein phosphatase 2C 37-like, with translation MAGMCFGVVGEAETPAKIKPSTRTARRKRLEIRQLKFVADVDIGRKRAKLETCPPSPPPRQCENAVENCDVKEHEFEEDSGETKKLNQPEAMKVFENDQIVEDYPKFGMTSVCGRRRDMEDAVAIHLSLCTRERDSHFFGVYDGHGCSHVSLKCKERLHEIVREELNDDEAQWVGAMERSFLRMDKEVQEWSNSATTSDCRCELQTPQCDAVGSTAVVAIVTPRKIVVSNCGDSRAVLCRNGVAVPLSSDHKPDRPDELHRIQAAGGRVIYWDGPRVLGVLAMSRAIGDDYLKPYVTALPEVTVTDRTTEDECLILASDGLWDVVDNDTACGVVRMCLRAQRASPPPSPPQGNGGLGEAAECSDKACSDAAILLTKLALARHSSDNVSVVVVDLRRNVDL, from the exons ATGGCAGGGATGTGTTTTGGAGTTGTTGGAGAGGCTGAGACGCCGGCGAAGATTAAGCCGAGCACGCGAACGGCGAGGCGGAAGAGATTGGAGATTCGGCAGTTGAAGTTTGTCGCTGACGTTGATATTGGCCGGAAACGTGCCAAGCTCGAGACTTGTCCCCCGTCTCCGCCGCCGCGCCAGTGCGAGAACGCCGTTGAGAATTGTGATGTGAAGGAACATGAGTTTGAAGAGGACAGCGGAGAAACGAAGAAATTGAATCAGCCAGAGGCTATGAAGGTGTTTGAGAATGATCAGATTGTAGAAGACTACCCCAAGTTCGGTATGACGTCGGTTTGCGGCAGAAGAAGAGACATGGAGGACGCCGTGGCGATTCACTTGTCGTTATGCACTCGAGAAAGAGATTCACACTTCTTCGGCGTTTATGATGGCCATGGCTGCTCTCAT GTTTCTCTAAAATGCAAGGAACGGTTACACGAGATAGTGAGAGAGGAGCTTAACGATGATGAGGCGCAGTGGGTAGGTGCGATGGAACGGAGTTTCCTTCGCATGGACAAGGAAGTGCAGGAGTGGTCTAACAGCGCAACTACTTCTGATTGCCGGTGCGAGCTGCAGACGCCACAGTGCGACGCCGTTGGATCTACGGCGGTGGTTGCGATTGTAACTCCACGCAAGATCGTCGTCTCCAACTGCGGCGATTCTCGCGCCGTGCTCTGCCGAAACGGTGTCGCAGTACCCCTCTCCTCCGATCATAAG CCTGATCGACCGGATGAACTGCACCGGATCCAAGCCGCCGGTGGCCGCGTAATATACTGGGACGGCCCTAGGGTTCTGGGAGTCCTGGCAATGTCCAGAGCAATAG GCGACGACTACTTGAAGCCGTACGTGACTGCACTGCCGGAGGTGACGGTAACTGATCGGACGACAGAGGACGAGTGCCTGATTCTGGCTAGCGACGGGCTGTGGGACGTGGTGGACAACGACACGGCGTGCGGGGTGGTGCGCATGTGCCTGCGGGCGCAAAGGGCGTCGCCTCCGCCGTCGCCGCCACAGGGGAACGGCGGCCTGGGCGAGGCCGCCGAGTGCTCCGATAAAGCGTGCTCGGACGCCGCGATTCTGCTGACAAAGTTAGCGCTGGCCAGGCACAGCTCGGACAATGTCAGCGTGGTCGTCGTGGATTTGAGAAGAAATGTAGATCTATAG